A genomic region of Paroedura picta isolate Pp20150507F chromosome 4, Ppicta_v3.0, whole genome shotgun sequence contains the following coding sequences:
- the GOLT1A gene encoding vesicle transport protein GOT1A: protein MIEITELQKIGVGLVGFGAFFLLFGMLLYMDTVLLAFGNILFLSGLAIIIGLKRTFGFFFQRQKLKGTSFFLGGILIVLLKWPVLGMLLETYGFINLFRNFFPIAFGFLGSLVNIPFLSKLFQKLGDTSSMV, encoded by the exons ATGATAGAGATCACGGAGCTCCAGA AGATTGGTGTGGGACTTGTGGGCTTTGGggcatttttcctcctttttggaATGCTGTTGTACATGGACACAGTGCTGCTCGCTTTTGGAAAT ATCCTGTTCCTGTCTGGTCTGGCCATTATCATTGGACTCAAGAGGACCTTTGGCTTCTTCTTCCAAAGGCAAAAACTGaagggaacctctttctttttggGAGGCATACTCATTGTCTTGCTTAAGTGGCCTGTCCTGGGCATGCTGCTGGAGACATATGGCTTCATCAACCTCTTCAG AAACTTCTTCCCAATTGCCTTTGGATTCCTGGGATCATTGGTGAATATCCCATTTTTGAGCAAG